The sequence below is a genomic window from Anaerocolumna chitinilytica.
TAGTAGATTTAATCGTAAAATTCGGTCTCGGTTTTATTATTAAATAGAATAAGGATGGTCATATGTCAAAGACGAATTGGTACGTTGTTCATACCTACTCAGGATATGAGAATAAGGTGAAAGCCAACATTGAGAAAACAATTGAAAACAGAAAACTTCAAGATCAGATCTTAGAGGTATCCGTTCCCTTACAGGATGTTATCGAAGTAAAGAACGGCGTTAAGAAAAAAGTTCAGAAGAAGATGTTCCCTGGATATGTTTTGCTTAACATGGAAATGAACGACGATACATGGTACGTTGTTCGTAATACACGAGGCGTTACCGGATTTGTCGGTCCTGGCTCCAAACCGGTTCCCTTAACTGATTTAGAAATGAAAGCTATGGGAATTAAGAAAGACGACGTTGTTGTTGATTTTGAAATCGGTGATATGGTGGAGGTTGTTTCCGGTGTGTGGGAAAATACAACTGGCATCATTAAGCAGATTAATACTCACAAACAGATTGTCACAATAAGTGTCGATATGTTTGGCCGTGAGACTCCTGTCGAAATAAGTTTCACGGATATCAGAAAATTGTAAACAAAGAACATCCGGGCTCA
It includes:
- the nusG gene encoding transcription termination/antitermination protein NusG — its product is MSKTNWYVVHTYSGYENKVKANIEKTIENRKLQDQILEVSVPLQDVIEVKNGVKKKVQKKMFPGYVLLNMEMNDDTWYVVRNTRGVTGFVGPGSKPVPLTDLEMKAMGIKKDDVVVDFEIGDMVEVVSGVWENTTGIIKQINTHKQIVTISVDMFGRETPVEISFTDIRKL